A single region of the Salicibibacter cibi genome encodes:
- a CDS encoding zinc-dependent alcohol dehydrogenase family protein, producing MKMKSAVLRESGAPSPYEQSRPLTIETLELDPPQQGEVLIQIKAASLCHSDLSVINGSRPRPLPMALGHEASGVVVETGKGVNDFEPGDHVVCVFIPSCGQCLPCKEGRPALCENGAKSNNEGTLLTGGKRIHAEDELIHHHLGISAFSEYAVVAEQSLVKVDKDIPFEQAALFGCAVITGVGAVVNTAGINMGETVAIVGLGGVGLSALIGARASGAGKVVALDINDKKLALAQELGATETFNSAKEGVVEQIREATDGGLDYVFETAGAVPAMEVAYKITKRGGTTVTTGLPHPEHHFSFPYVSLTAEEKTLKGSYVGSCIPDRDVPRFIDLFKQERLQVDQLVTESHSVEEINKGFDKLATGESSRIIITF from the coding sequence ATGAAAATGAAATCAGCGGTACTGCGCGAATCAGGAGCCCCATCTCCCTATGAACAAAGCCGCCCCCTAACCATCGAAACATTGGAATTAGATCCCCCGCAACAGGGAGAAGTCTTAATACAAATCAAAGCAGCAAGTCTCTGCCATTCTGATTTATCGGTTATTAATGGTTCCAGACCACGACCCTTGCCAATGGCATTGGGCCATGAAGCATCCGGGGTTGTCGTCGAAACAGGGAAAGGCGTCAATGATTTTGAACCCGGTGACCATGTTGTATGTGTATTCATCCCAAGCTGCGGACAGTGCCTCCCATGCAAAGAAGGACGCCCCGCCTTATGTGAGAATGGAGCAAAATCAAATAATGAGGGGACGTTGCTAACTGGAGGAAAAAGGATACATGCCGAAGATGAATTGATTCATCACCATTTAGGGATATCGGCGTTTTCCGAATATGCGGTTGTCGCTGAACAGTCGTTGGTAAAAGTGGATAAAGACATTCCGTTTGAACAAGCGGCCCTATTCGGCTGTGCAGTAATCACAGGGGTTGGTGCGGTTGTGAATACTGCAGGCATAAACATGGGTGAAACAGTGGCCATTGTAGGACTTGGCGGGGTTGGGTTAAGCGCGCTTATCGGTGCAAGGGCTTCCGGAGCCGGAAAGGTTGTTGCCCTGGATATTAATGATAAAAAATTGGCTTTGGCACAGGAACTGGGAGCCACTGAAACGTTCAATTCTGCTAAGGAAGGGGTCGTCGAACAAATACGAGAAGCAACCGACGGCGGTCTCGACTATGTCTTCGAAACAGCAGGAGCCGTACCGGCTATGGAGGTTGCTTACAAAATTACAAAACGCGGGGGAACGACCGTAACGACAGGACTCCCGCATCCGGAGCATCACTTTTCCTTTCCCTATGTCAGTTTAACAGCGGAAGAAAAAACCTTGAAAGGCTCTTATGTCGGGAGTTGTATTCCGGACAGAGACGTCCCGAGATTTATCGACTTATTTAAACAGGAGCGTCTTCAGGTCGATCAATTAGTGACCGAAAGCCACTCGGTGGAGGAAATTAATAAAGGATTTGATAAACTTGCTACCGGGGAGTCCTCCCGGATCATCATTACATTTTAG
- a CDS encoding acyl-CoA thioesterase, translating to MYRKIIEPRVSETDGVRHINNTVLPVWLEAARNPIFKLFTPDDSFENWRMIILHTSIDYRSQIYFGTDVDVYTWVKRIGTSSLELYEEIHQGSILCAKGTAIYVNYNHMEKKSEPIPTRIREQLEEHLYHSEEE from the coding sequence ATGTACAGAAAAATAATAGAACCGAGGGTTTCTGAAACAGACGGTGTCAGACACATTAATAACACCGTCTTACCCGTCTGGTTGGAAGCAGCACGAAATCCTATTTTTAAATTATTTACACCGGATGATTCATTTGAAAATTGGCGAATGATTATCCTCCATACCTCGATTGATTATAGGAGCCAGATTTATTTTGGAACGGATGTTGACGTGTACACATGGGTGAAACGAATCGGAACATCAAGCCTTGAGCTATATGAAGAGATTCACCAAGGCAGCATCCTCTGTGCAAAGGGCACAGCAATTTATGTGAATTATAACCATATGGAAAAGAAATCAGAGCCTATTCCCACGCGAATTAGGGAGCAACTGGAAGAACATTTGTATCACAGCGAAGAGGAGTAA